CCTCCCCTTCCAGATCCTTGTTGGTGGCGGCAATGACCCGCACGTCGCAGCGAATGTTCTTAGTGCCGCCGACGCGGCGAAATTCGCGTTCCTGAATGACGCGCAGCAGCTTGACCTGCATCATCGGCGGCAACTCACCGATCTCGTCGAGAAACAAAGTGCCCAGATTGGCGACTTCAAAAAGACCGGGTTTTTGACTGACCGCGCCGGTAAAGGAGCCCTTTTCGTGACCGAAGAGCTCACTTTCAAGCAGGTTTTCCGGGATGGCTCCGCAGTTGATGGGAATAAACGGCATATCGCGGCGGTCGCTGTTGTAGTGAATGGCCTTGGCAACCACCTCCTTGCCGGTGCCGCTTTCACCGGTAATGAGTACATTGACGCGGGTATCGGCGACCTTCTCAATGAGGTCGTAGAGTTCCTGCATGGGCCGGCTCTGGCCGATGAGGTTGGCAAAAGCCTTGCGTTGCGGGCCCTCGTTTTTCGTCTGTCGGCTTTCCTGGCGCAGAGCGCGGCGCTCTAGAGCGTTACGCACAATGAGGCGGATTTCTTCGTTTTTGAAGGGCTTGGTGATGTAGTCGTAGGCGCCCTGCTTCATGGCCTCGACAGCCTCTTCCGTCGAAGAAAAGGCGGTGATCATGATCATGACCGTCTCGGGGGCGGTTTCGCGAACGTGCTTGAGCAGTTCAAAACCGGTGACGCGGGGCATTTTGATGTCGCTGATGATCAGGTCGTAGGTTTTATCGTTGAGGCAGGCCAGAGCCTGGGCGCCGTCGGCAGCGGCATCGACCCGGTAACCTTCGCGATGCAGCATGATGGTGAGAACTTCGCGCAGGCTCTCTTCATCGTCGACGACGAGGATACGAAAATCTTTGTTAGCCAAAAGTAGAACTCCCGTTGGGAAAAAATTAAAATAGGCAACTGCCCGCCATGCGCCCCAACCCGCCCCAACATCCCCTTATCACAAGGGGCAGACGCAGAGACTCCCCCTCATAAGCTAAGAAGGAGTCGGGGGGTGTTACAAGGCCAGGCGAATCACGAATTTCGCACCGCCCTGGCGACCCTGATGTAATTCGATGTCGCCGCCGTGAGCTGTGACGATGGCGTGCACCATGGCGAGTCCGAGTCCGGTGCCGGAATCCTTGGTGGTAAAAAAGGGCTCGAATATTTTCTGCCGCAAGTCGTCGCCGATACCCGGGCCGGAATCCTCGACCCAGATCCTGCCTTCGGCACGGGCGCCCAAATAAAGCACACCCCGGCCGCCCATGGCTTCGGCCCCATTGATCACCAGATTCCACAAGGCTTGGCGAAACTGCTGACGATCAACCTCGACCCAGACCGCACCCTGATAATCCTTGTGTATCTCTATAGCAGAAAAACGCCCATCCGCCATCAGCAATTGCGCAAGCTCGTCGAGCAGCGCCGCGACATCGACTTTTTCAAGGCGGGGTAGATTAGGACGGGCATAGTGCAGAAAATCGGTCAGCAGGACGCTGAGGCGATCGGCTTCGCGAACCACGATGCGCATGAGGCGTTTATCGTCATCGCTGACACTGGGGGCTTCCATGAGCATTTGCACCGATCCGCTGATCGAAGCCAGAGGATTGCGGATTTCGTGGGCCATGCCCGAGGCCAGGCGACCGACGGCGGCCAGGCGGTCGGTGCGCTTGAGACGTTCTTCCATCTCCTTGACATGACTCAGGTCTTGAAAAGTGACCAGCAAACCCAGCACCTGCTCGTCCCGATCACGCAAATAGGTGGCATCGTAGCCGACAATGTGGAGATTGCCGAAGCGGTCCATAAGCTGCCCCTCGCCGCGGCTCACCAACCGGAATTCGCCGTCGTAAACCTCCATGGAGGGGAAAACTTCGCGGACATCGCGGTCATAGACATCCTCAAGAGCATAGCCGGTAATCTTGCAGCCTGCCGCATTGAGAGAGCGAATTCGCCCCTGTGGGTTGATGATGAGCAACCCGCTGTTGATGTTGGCGAGCAGGGTGCGATTGAGATTTTCCAGCTCTTCGTAGTCGATCTGGCGTCGCTCCAGGGCCTGCTCGCTGCGACGCAGCCGTTCGGAGAGCGCACCGCTGAGCAGCGCGGTGAGAAAAAAGGCGATGACGTTGACGAAGATGGCGAAAAATACCGTGCCGGCATCGATCTGCGCGGGAAAGGGCACCCCCTCGAGCAGGGGCAGAAGCTCGAAGTATTGCAGATCAAGAATGGCGCCGTAGAGAATAGAGGCCGCCGAGGCGACCAGCAGGGCGTCGCGCCGTGACAAAAGCAGGGCACTGCTGATGATGACCAGGATGTAGAGAAAGGAAAAAAGGCTCTCGATGCCGCCACTCAGATAAATGAGGCAGGTGACGAAGAACAGATCCCAGACGATCTGCATCTGGGTAAAGACTTTGAAGCGCTGGATTTTGCGCAGCACCGCGGCGGAAACCAGCGCCTGCCCGTAGGAAAAGGCCACCAGCAGAAACAGATAATCGACGGCCGGCTGGGCTTGCACACTGCGCCAACCGAGTTGGTAAAAGATGGCGCCGCCGAGAAACAGGGTGATGACGACCACCCGAAACAGCAGAAACCAGCTTAACTGCAAACGGGTCGGCTCAGGCCGACCCGTTGTGCGGGATGCTTCGTTCATGAAAAACTCGACTCAGCCGCCGACCGTTCCGGCGAGCTGGAAAATGGGCAGATACATGGCGATGACCAGACCGCCGACGGTGGTGCCGAGAAACAGCATCAGCAGAGGCTCAAGCATCGCCGTCAGGGCGGACACCGCATCATCGACCTCATCGTCGTAGAAGTCGGCGATCTTGTTGAGCATGGTGTCGATGGCGCCCGACTGCTCGCCGACGGAAATCATCTGGCACACCATCGGCGGAAAGACGCCCGATTTCTCCAGGGGCTCGGCAATGGTCTTGCCCTCGCTGATGCTCTGGCGCACCCTGTAGATGGCCTTTTCGACGGTCTTGTTGCCGGCCGTCTTGGCGACGATCTCAAGGCCGTCGAGGATCGGCACGCCGGAGGAGATCATGGTGCCCAGGGTGCGGGTGAACTTGGCCACCGCCGCCTTGCGGATCAGGGGGCCGAACACCGGCAGCTTCAGCGCCCAGTCATCAATACGCGCACGCCCCCTCTGAGTGCGGTAGATGCGCTTGAAGGCGAAAATAGACAAAATGATGCCACCGATGATCGCGACGATGTAATCCTGCACGAAGTTACTGATGTTGATGACAATTTGGGTCGGCGCGGGCAGCGCGCCGCCGAAGTCGGCAAACATGGTCTCGAAAGCGGGGATGACGAACACCAGAATCACGGCGATAACGACAAAGGCGATTCCCACCACCGTGGCCGGATAGGTCATGGCACCCTTGATCTGCTTTTTGAGCTTGAGGGCTTTTTCGATGTAAGCCGCCAGACGATTGAGGATGGTATCGAGAATACCGCCCACCTCGCCTGCCGCGACCAGGTTGACGTAAAGCTCATCGAAGGCCTTGGGGTGTTTTTTCAGCGCATCGGCGAAGGTCGATCCGGATTCGACATCCTCCTTGACCTGCACGAGAATTTTCTTGAAGGTTTTGTTGTCCTGCTGGCGCCCGAGAATGTCGAGGCACTGCACCAGGGGCAGACCGGCATCAATCATGGTGGCGAACTGGCGGGTAAAAACCACCAGATCCTTGGTCGTGATCCGCGGCTCCATGCCGGGAATTTTAAAATCGCGATCAAGTCCCTTGCCGCGCTCGGTGACCTTGGACGGCATGATGCCCTGGCGACGCAGGGTCGCGGTGACGGCGGCCTGGCTGGGCGCTTCCATCTCGCCTTTTTGAGCCGCGCCGGCGCGGGTTTTTCCTTCCCAGGCAAATTTGGCCATGGTTTATCCTCGCAGAATCAGGCTCGCGCCGCAGCCGCCGAGGGCGTCATGCGCTTGAGTACGGAGCTGGGGTTGGCGATCATCTGGCGCAGTTCTTCGGGGTCGGAAGAGCGGCCGATGGCATCTTCCATGGCAATCAGTTTTTTATGATAGAGCATGAAAAGCGACTGATTCATGGTCTGCATGCTGAACTTCTCCTGCCCCATCTGCATCTGCGAGTAGATCTGATGGACTTTGTCCTCGCGAATGAGGTTGCGAATGGCCGCGTTGGGCACCATGATTTCCAGAGCCAGCACGCGCCCGCGCCCCGAGGCCTTGGGAATGAGGGTCTGGCTGAGTACCCCTTCGAGCACGAAGGAGAGCTGCGCGCGCACCTGCGTCTGCTGGCTGGTGGGAAAAACATCGATAACGCGATTGATGGTCTGTACGCAGCCGTTGGTGTGCAGGGTGGCAAAACACAGATGCCCGGTTTCGGCAATGGTCAGGGCCGCCTCGATGGTTTCGAGGTCACGTAGCTCGCCAAGCAGCACCACGTCGGGATCCTGACGCAGAATATGTTTGAGGGCTTTCTTGAAACTCGCCGTGTCGGCACCGACCTCGCGCTGGTTGACCAGGCACTTTTTATGAGGATGCAGGTATTCGATGGGATCTTCGATGGTCATGATATGTTCCTGACGCTCGCAGTTGATCTGATCGATCATCGAGGCCAGGGTTGTCGACTTGCCGCTGCCGGTGGGGCCGGTGACCAGTACCAGGCCGCGGGGTTTGCGTGAGATGTCCTTGACCACCTGCGGCAGGCCCAATTCATCAAAGGTCAGAACCTTGTAGGGAATCAGGCGAAAAGCCCCGGCGACAGCACCGCGCTGCATGAACAAGTTGCCGCGAAACCGGGACAAACCTTTGACCCCGAAGGAAAAATCGAGCTCATTTTCTTCTTCGAATTTGCGCTTCTGGGCATCGGTGAGAATGCTGTAGCACAACTGCTTGGTTTCCGCCGGGGTCATGGGCGGCAGCTTGGTCGGCAGAACCTTGCCGTCGATGCGCAACTGCGGCGGCGTGCCGGTGGAAATATGCAGGTCGGAAGCGCCCTGCTCGACCATGGCCTTCAGAAGCTGGTGGATATTGGCAGACATGTGAGACCCTCTGGTTTCAGAAATTATCAATCATCGGCAATGGTGCAACGCAGCACTTCCTCGAAGGAAATCAGCCCTTCTTTGAGCTTGGTCAGCGCCGACTGGCGCATGGTCTTGACCCCCAGGCGCAT
The nucleotide sequence above comes from Geoalkalibacter ferrihydriticus DSM 17813. Encoded proteins:
- a CDS encoding type II secretion system F family protein; its protein translation is MAKFAWEGKTRAGAAQKGEMEAPSQAAVTATLRRQGIMPSKVTERGKGLDRDFKIPGMEPRITTKDLVVFTRQFATMIDAGLPLVQCLDILGRQQDNKTFKKILVQVKEDVESGSTFADALKKHPKAFDELYVNLVAAGEVGGILDTILNRLAAYIEKALKLKKQIKGAMTYPATVVGIAFVVIAVILVFVIPAFETMFADFGGALPAPTQIVINISNFVQDYIVAIIGGIILSIFAFKRIYRTQRGRARIDDWALKLPVFGPLIRKAAVAKFTRTLGTMISSGVPILDGLEIVAKTAGNKTVEKAIYRVRQSISEGKTIAEPLEKSGVFPPMVCQMISVGEQSGAIDTMLNKIADFYDDEVDDAVSALTAMLEPLLMLFLGTTVGGLVIAMYLPIFQLAGTVGG
- a CDS encoding two-component system sensor histidine kinase NtrB, which translates into the protein MNEASRTTGRPEPTRLQLSWFLLFRVVVITLFLGGAIFYQLGWRSVQAQPAVDYLFLLVAFSYGQALVSAAVLRKIQRFKVFTQMQIVWDLFFVTCLIYLSGGIESLFSFLYILVIISSALLLSRRDALLVASAASILYGAILDLQYFELLPLLEGVPFPAQIDAGTVFFAIFVNVIAFFLTALLSGALSERLRRSEQALERRQIDYEELENLNRTLLANINSGLLIINPQGRIRSLNAAGCKITGYALEDVYDRDVREVFPSMEVYDGEFRLVSRGEGQLMDRFGNLHIVGYDATYLRDRDEQVLGLLVTFQDLSHVKEMEERLKRTDRLAAVGRLASGMAHEIRNPLASISGSVQMLMEAPSVSDDDKRLMRIVVREADRLSVLLTDFLHYARPNLPRLEKVDVAALLDELAQLLMADGRFSAIEIHKDYQGAVWVEVDRQQFRQALWNLVINGAEAMGGRGVLYLGARAEGRIWVEDSGPGIGDDLRQKIFEPFFTTKDSGTGLGLAMVHAIVTAHGGDIELHQGRQGGAKFVIRLAL
- a CDS encoding sigma-54-dependent transcriptional regulator; translation: MANKDFRILVVDDEESLREVLTIMLHREGYRVDAAADGAQALACLNDKTYDLIISDIKMPRVTGFELLKHVRETAPETVMIMITAFSSTEEAVEAMKQGAYDYITKPFKNEEIRLIVRNALERRALRQESRQTKNEGPQRKAFANLIGQSRPMQELYDLIEKVADTRVNVLITGESGTGKEVVAKAIHYNSDRRDMPFIPINCGAIPENLLESELFGHEKGSFTGAVSQKPGLFEVANLGTLFLDEIGELPPMMQVKLLRVIQEREFRRVGGTKNIRCDVRVIAATNKDLEGEVKIGAFREDLFYRLNVIRIELPSLRERREDIPLLVEYLYHKLTGRQGFQVEEAAMRRLLEYRWPGNIRELENVIERCVVLGASDRVTADCLPLPLQGGVTPAGEAVSTEIPDSGFDLDAYLGSIEQEILQKALEKTGGVRKKAAELLGISFRSIRYRLAKFGISPDDEE
- a CDS encoding type IV pilus twitching motility protein PilT, with protein sequence MSANIHQLLKAMVEQGASDLHISTGTPPQLRIDGKVLPTKLPPMTPAETKQLCYSILTDAQKRKFEEENELDFSFGVKGLSRFRGNLFMQRGAVAGAFRLIPYKVLTFDELGLPQVVKDISRKPRGLVLVTGPTGSGKSTTLASMIDQINCERQEHIMTIEDPIEYLHPHKKCLVNQREVGADTASFKKALKHILRQDPDVVLLGELRDLETIEAALTIAETGHLCFATLHTNGCVQTINRVIDVFPTSQQTQVRAQLSFVLEGVLSQTLIPKASGRGRVLALEIMVPNAAIRNLIREDKVHQIYSQMQMGQEKFSMQTMNQSLFMLYHKKLIAMEDAIGRSSDPEELRQMIANPSSVLKRMTPSAAAARA